The following are encoded together in the Brassica napus cultivar Da-Ae chromosome A9, Da-Ae, whole genome shotgun sequence genome:
- the LOC106362739 gene encoding probable disease resistance protein At5g66890, whose amino-acid sequence MDWIQSFDALPHNLRECFLDMGSFLKDQKIIASTIIDLWSELHDKENIIYMNYLQELASHNLLKLLPLGKNKYEDGFFNEFLVKQDNILREFAIHQWEKESLSILERKRLNLDIQDNKFPNWCLNLEHPVTLNVSLLSISTDDSFTSCWVEMHCPNVEVLVLNLSSSTYALPNFVATMKKLKVVMVINHGFELTKLTNLSCLSLLPNLRRIRFEKVSITLHDIPKLQLKCLAKLSLWLCHFNDAPNELEDLEVDVTETLQSLQEIEIDYCYNLVELPHWVSQVVSLKKLSITNCNKLCRLLEGIGSLRNLEMLRVISCSNLFELPKTSERLSNLRLLDVSGCFQLKTLPLEIGKLQKLKKISMRDCYRCELPDSVKNLEDLEVRCDEGTVFLWERFKQKMKNLTIIEEETEHNLNLLQLF is encoded by the exons ATGGATTGGATCCAAAGTTTCGATGCCTTGCCCCACAATCTTAGAGAGTGTTTCTTGGACATGGGCTCCTTTCTTAAAGATCAGAAGATCATTGCTTCCACAATAATCGACTTATGGTCTGAACTACACGATAAAGAGAATATCATCTACATGAATTACCTTCAAGAGCTTGCCTCCCACAATCTTcttaaacttcttcctcttgG GAAAAATAAGTATGAAGATGGATTTTTCAATGAGTTTTTGGTCAAACAAGACAACATCTTAAGAGAATTTGCTATACATCAATGGGAAAAAGAGTCGTTATCGATCCTCGAAAGGAAAAGATTAAACTTGGATATACAAGATAACAAATTTCCAAACTGGTGTTTAAATCTAGAACATCCTGTTACTTTGAACGTCTCTCTACTATCTATCTCTACTG ATGATTCATTTACATCATGTTGGGTTGAAATGCATTGTCCAAATGTTGAAGTTTTAGTTCTTAATCTCTCTTCATCAACTTATGCATTACCAAACTTCGTTGCAACAATGAAGAAACTGAAAGTTGTGATGGTAATAAATCATGGTTTTGAACTTACAAAGTTGACCAATTTGTCTTGTCTCAGCTTATTACCAAACCTGAGACGGATCAGATTCGAGAAAGTTTCAATCACTTTGCATGACATTCCCAAACTTCAGCTCAAATGTCTTGCGAAGCTATCTCTTTGGTTGTGTCATTTTAATGATGCTCCCAACGAGTTAGAAGACTTAGAAGTTGATGTTACTGAAACCCTACAGAGCTTACAGGAAATCGAAATAGATTATTGTTATAATCTTGTTGAATTACCACATTGGGTATCTCAAGTGGTTTCACTTAAGAAACTTAGCATCACGAACTGTAACAAGCTATGTAGACTCTTAGAAGGTATAGGCAGCTTAAGGAACCTTGAAATGCTGAGAGTCATTTCTTGTAGTAATCTCTTCGAGCTTCCTAAAACAAGCGAGAGACTTAGCAATCTGCGGTTGCTAGATGTTTCTGGATGTTTCCAACTAAAAACGTTGCCTTTAGAGATTGGGAAGTTGCAGAAACTGAAGAAGATTTCGATGAGAGATTGTTATCGATGTGAGTTGCCAGATTCAGTGAAGAATCTAGAGGATCTAGAGGTGAGATGTGACGAAGGGACTGTATTCTTATGGGaaagatttaaacaaaaaatgaagaaTTTGACAATCATAGAAGAGGAAACAGAACATAACCTCAACTTGCTTCAACTGTTCTAA